The DNA window TGCTGAGCCATTTCTGGTTCACCTTTCACTGCTGACCAATTCTTTACTCCAGTTAAAACCATGAAACCCTGATATATATTTTTGTCTCTCTTCCTTGGTTTCTTTAAATCTCAGTGACTAATatattgtcttttttctttcttccagctCTTGGCTCTGGGTTGTTTTTAATTGGACCCTTGTTAACAGCTTCCTTGTTTCCCTGTATCCATACACAAAGCACAGCTGCATGCTCTCCCTCTCAAccacaggagaagaaatcagaaaacaaagttCCCCCGAGGGAGCCCAGCCTGTCTCTTCTATAACAAGCTGTAGCAACTTTTACAAAATGACTGCCTCTGTGCGCAGACAGCTGAGCTCTCTGAGACAAATCTGGGGCTTGGAGTGCACAGACATAATAATTACCAGAAATACATCACAAGCCCCTTTCCTGGCATTAGTTAGGCCATTCCTAAATCACAAGGTGCAGTCTCTCTCTCACTCCTGACTCTCTGGGTACAAAAACTTTTGCTTTCTGTCATTCTCTCTCGGAACACTGCAATTTTTCTCCCTTAAATTGTAAATGATAACACCTGCTGGGGCTCTTATTTGTTCATTCCCGTatctctggctgctccctgtgtgaGATATTACGCCCACACAGAGGTATGAAATATACAGTAGCTGTTTGTGAAACTTCTATATGAAAGATGCAGTGAATATAAATAATGGTATTGTTCCGATGTTCTTCATCTTGTATCTGACAGAACATGTTCAAGAAACTCCAGGAGCACTATAAAGCTGATGGAGAAGTCATTCACACTGTATCAGTGTTGCTGAAAACAAATGAGCAGGACTGATCTGGACATCCTATTTTCCTTTCACCACCAGAGTGTATTTATTCCTCAAGTCATACCATATTCATATTTACTTTAATGATTCATAAACATCCCAGGTTCCAGAAGCTTCTAATTAACTCATCTATTTAGTGTCATTAACAGATGCCCAGGGAGTGATTTATTTATTGTACACTACCGGATCACACTAACATATAAATCCAGCCAATTGAATTGGCAGGCAGTCTAGGTAAATATCTTCTGCTGCTTGTAGATGAGACTCCATCCTAAATTCAACATTAATGCCCTGCAGACTGTGGATGATGTAttattgttttcttcctctattACTCTGCACATGTGGCATACATTGTATTGTATAACACTGgttatttcccttctttttaaagaaaaaaaaagacttagtgagctgctgcctcagatTTGGGGTATATTTTTATGCTGTCTGAGAAAAGAGGAAATCAACAGCCTCAAAGAAGTTTTTGGTCAAACTCCTTTTGATTAACCTCTGGCTTCTGTAATTTCAAAACTGAAACCAGTCACTCTAACACCCTAGAGCAAAACAATCCTAAACTTCATGAGGAAGTTATATTGGGAACCCTGCCTATAGCAGAGTTGTGGCCACAACTCCAGCCTTTTTATTGATAAATAAGGCAGTGGCTTTTTGGGCAGTACATGGAGTGAACACCTATGACAGCAAAGTTGCTCTGTGAGTGCTCCCACAGTGATGAGCCTGGGGATGCTCCTAGAGATTCACACTGCTGAATTCCTAGAAGGACTTGCCAAGGTTCACAGCCGGGGCCAGTAAACCTCGCTGAGGCcggcaggcagaggcagagggaCGGCTCAGCCGGCAGCCGCAGCGGTGGGAGCTGCGAGAGCCCAGCCGGGCAGGGCCCGCCCCGCGCCCTGGCTCCGTGAGAGTGCTGCTCCCGGGGTTACTGCCCGAACAGCATCAACACAGCCAGCCAGCTGGACTTGCTTCACTTGGAAACTGGCGGGCTTCTCTTTCAAATTCCAAACCATTGATTGCCTGTGCTTGTTGCCTGGGTGGGAGCTCTCTCCCAAAGCTCACAGACAAAGTACTTACCACGCAGGAGCAGAGTTGTACATATGCGGCAGATAAATTTTACAGTTTTTCTCTTAAGAGCTCACTCCCTTTGTATTCCAGTTCTTCCCAATGGCAGCACCATGAGCCAGTTTGTGTTCAAATGCTAAGGAAACATagaaaaatgctgtttttaaaTTCCTTAAGGTGGGAATCATTAAAGGACTGttaaaatattatctttttttaacagaaacTATGTTTGTGTCTATTCacagtctttaaaaaaaggTGAATTTAACCTTTGTGTTTCAATGACACACTGAAAGGGACTTTTGTAAATAATTAGGGTGTTTTCTGTTCTATTTCAAAAAACCAATATTTTTAGTAAAGTGACTGGGTTTTAATATACTTTTGACTCAGAATTTTGACTCAGAGATTTTGATGGCGAACCAACTCTGCTCCAAGTCTTACTTACAGCAGTGATATCTGTGGGTGGGTTTCAGGAGCAGGAAGAAATATAAGCAATATTTATGGAGGAATGGGAAGCAAAATGACATTAATAAAGTATTTCTAGGAGTTACTAAATTTCTCCTCAGGACTCACCTCAGCAATCAGTGTGAGAACACCACCACAATGAGCGTGACTGTTTTAAATTTCAGTTGAAGCTTTCATCTTGACTATAGCACCCTTCTGCCATGCTTCTGTCTCTCACAGTCTGTTCCAAAGATGCTTATAGTCTCGAACAGAACagtgcaggcacagcctgctcctaGCAGCTGTGTTGCAAGGAAGGCCTGGGCCGGGGTGCAGCAGTCCTGTGCTatgagcacagagcacacacaccatgcacctcctgtgctgggcagatTCTCAGTTCTCAAACTCTGTGACACAACTGTCTATATGATTTGAAAAGCCAACAGAAAGCGTCATAGACGATAGCTATGTGCTCCAGACATTCAAGGACCTGTGCAGACAGTGCACAAAACTACTTTGCAAATGCATGATAAACAGGCTAAGGAATTGTCTAGAACACACACCTTAAACCCATGTAGGTCAAGAAGCAGAAAGATTTCCTTTTAAGAACATCTCAGTTAAGAAGAAATGCATTGATAAAAGTTAAAAATCTGGCCACAGATGACAGGAACACTGTGAGAGCACACTGATGCCACAGCATGTGCTACGCCGCACATCTCTATTGTCATTTCAGTCACTCACTTCAGACTCTAATGCCACCAAACATTTAAGGAGGCACAGGAAGCAATAGCTATTAATGAAAATCAGGTACTTGAAACCATTTTAGAAGCTCTCTCCTTGTGTGGCTTTGGGCTGGGGTAGTTACTTTTCTTCACGGTAGCTGTGTTTTTGGATTTGTGCTTATGTGTCGAGATGTTTTggttattgctgagcagtgcttacacaGGGTGAAGCcattttctgcttctccccATACCAGCAAATAGGCAGGGGGCACACAAGAagttgggaggggacacaggcagggcagATCTTTCCAACTGACCCAAGATATTCCATAGCATATGGCATCAAGCTCAGCATATaaagctgggaaggaaggtTGGAGGACATTTGGAGTGGTGTTTGTCCTCCCATGTCACCATTACACCTGAtggagctctgctttcctgggagtggctgaacacctgcctgcccatgggaagctgtgaatgaattcctttttctgcattgcttgtgttttgctttgcttgtgtctTGCATGCTTTTTACTTTCCTTATTGAACTGTCCTTATCTTAACCCACAAGTTCTCTCACTTCACCCTTCCGATTCTCTCCATCCCAACGCAGGGGAAGCTGAGTGCATGGCTGCATGGGGCTGAGTTACCAGCTGGGGTTAATTCTCTCCATCCCAACAACACAGGGGAAGCTGAGTGCGTGGCTGCATGGGGCTCAGTtaccagctggggttaaaccacaactCTCCTCCAACCCAGTTCTGATCTGTTCCTAACCTTACAGAACAGTCATCAGGGCCCGAGTCCCGTCACCCCCCTCAGCTGTTTGTATTCCAGGAGTCTTGCACAGCTCTGCTACACTGTGATGGCATTAGGCACTACTAGTGCTTTGATTCAGCAATTTTAAGTTgcattttttctattaaaaaaaaataataaactacAGGTGAAATAGGTAAGACTGGAGATGCTCTTATAATGTCAGGAATAACAACACAATTGCACACCCTCCATGattttcttaataaataaaGATCAACATCAAGAGAAGTATTGATTCACATGGTGCTTACAGAGAAATTtaggctggacagggcttttGAGAGCATGAGGTCTGTTTGCAAGAGTTAACTTTTGTATTCAAACAGAGATAAATAAGCTATTGTGTTATACTAGGTCAGTTTCATAATCTCTAACAGGCCAGCTGTAAGAACTAGTTTTATGAAGATCAGCAACCTCGATTTAGAAAGAAATCTAATATCCCACTGAAATCCATATCAAGGCCAAGAAGCATTTCTAAAGAACTTCTACATAGCATGTGAATTTTAACACAAACCATGATGCTGGAGAGAATAATGAAATATGAGGgttcttaaatattttgtcaCAAACCCAATACTAAATAACAGAATAAATTATTAGGACAATAACCTGCAAATACCGAGATACAGTAATAAGCAGTACCAcctcataaaaataaattttaatattaacaACCCAATTTCATATGAATGCATATTaatctatctttttttttccaaagttcaAAAAATGTTCGAGTTCTATATTGTCTGCAAAGATGGGTTTATTCTCCTTCATTCTTCTGCACTGACTGCATGGCTTCTGCTTTAACTCTATTTcgttttctttttcttcttttcttcttttcagcagAAGGCTCCTGACCctcctgtgttttcttctttttcttcttcaaacaGCTGAGAGGATTGGGGCCTCCTGCCCTTTTGcgtttccttctcttttcacCTTCTTGCTTTACTagtccttctttttctttaagctcCACAATACTTTGTTTTTGGTACTCTGGAACAAGCTGATTTGTCTGCAACTTTTGAACAAATGCCAAAGATTTAGGAGAAGGTTTGTCTAGCACCATAGTGTTCTGAATAATAAAGAGGAGAGGAATGCCAGGCTTCCTTTTCACTTTCTTTGATAACTCCTGGTCCTGCAAGATTAAACACTTTAGTCAATATTTTCAGATGGAATGGTATTTGCAATTCAAATGCACCTGCTTTTAATACAAAACTATGAAGATAAATTACATTATGAAAAAGATAAGAAACTTAATCTAGCAGATATACATGGCAGTGCCTTTCACAGCAactaaatttcattttctctcctgATTAGCTGTACTCCTGATGCAAAATTTACcaacattttcccttttcctgcatgtatatgcatacatacattttctgaggaaaaagtCCCAATTCTCTTGTATGCAGACCACCACACCACAAGAAGTAACATTTTTTTTGGtaataagtaattttttaacTCCTGTAACCTACATAACTATAAAGAATTCTACTATAAACTCttttatatatattgtatatcaATTAAACATGCAGTGCCAATAACAAACCcaagaaaaaaaggcttttttatttctatagttattttttctttagttaGTTCAAAATGTCTTAAAATTGAAGTTATATGGATGTTAACATTTAATGTCATTTTTCAGACTACTGTGCAAAGCAGTTCAGGGAAGAGGATGCACACACAAGCAATATGCAAATTAACATTCATGAGTTGTTTTTTACATGTCAATAGGTAGTCACTATGTTTTCATACTCTTTCACCTAAAGTAAGCAATATCattacaaagtaaaaaaaacccaatctaGTTGTTCAAGTAGGAGAAAAGATTCCCTGCTttgtaattaggaaatacaTTAAAGAGCGAGTAAGGCTTTACATGATTAATCCCCACCAACTATTTAAAAACCTCATAATCAAAGTTACTGTAGGCTTCTTTATCCTTAGCTATCAAAACATCACTTCAAAAGAAATGGAGCTACATTTCCCATGAGCTTTTACCTGTGTGGCAATAAAGAAGTGATGAGGGTTGCCATCTTCAATCATGGAAAGTAAACAGGCTGAACCACTCACAGGATTCTTATGGTGAGAACAGCTTCGAACTTGAAATCTCTGGGCAATTAATTTTGCTCCATACAGTGCTTTCCCCAGTGATTCAAGTTCTTTTATGACACATCTGAAAACCAAAAGAGACAAtaatttttaagcaaaaaaaaccctcatatTTTTTACAACAGCAAAAGGCTGATGTGAGTTACTTAGGAATAAGCAATGCCCAGTTGTTCAGGTGCTGTGATTTGTAATGGCACCCAGAACTCCGAAAGCAATAGCCCATCTGAAGACATCAGCAAGGTTTCCTTGGCTGTAAACATGATTAACCAGTAATAAAATTAAGATATATtcaatgatttaaaaataattcacatcAGTGACAATGCTGAGTCCTCAAATTTATACTTGAATACCACCGAGCGTATGAACCACTACctaacaaaattattttttaaattgaatttattttaaattaacttattataaaacttgaaaatgtaatttattttttaaaatggaaataaaagatCTGGGGAACAACAGGCCAGTCAGtctcacctctgtgcctggcaAGATTATGGAGCAGATCCTCCTGGAAAATATGTAAGACATGAGGAAAACAAGGAGTTGACTGGTGACAGCCAACATGGCTTCACTAAGGGGAAATCATGAAAAATCTGGTGGCCTTCTGTGTCAGAGTTACAGTGCTGATGGatagagaagggcaacagatGTCACCCAACTGGACTTATGCAAAGCTTTGCACACTGTTCCACACAACATCCTTGTTTTGACACTGGAGGCATGGATTTGACAGATGTATCACTGGATGGGTATGGATTGACTGGAGGCTTGCATTGAAGAGTTGCAGTAAACAGCTCGATGTCCAAGTGGAGACTAGTTACAAGTGTTGTTCCTCAGGGGTTGGTATTGGGACATTTGGCATCTTTGTCAGTGACATGGACAGTGGGATccagtgcaccctcagcaagtttgccaAAGACACAAAAATGTGTGGTGCTGTTGACACTCTGGAGGGAAGGAATGCCATCCAGAGGGGCCTGGAGAAGCTTCAGATGGAGGTAATCCTTGTGAACTTCAACAAtgccaagtgcaaggtcctgtATATGGGTCAGTGCAACCCAAGCACAAATGGATTGAGATGGAAGAGAATggactgagagcagccctgacaAGAGTGACCTGGGAGGTGTGCTGGTGGACAAGAAGCTCAACATGAGCTGGCAGTGTGAAAGCCAACTGAAAAGCAGTGCAGGCAGCAAGGTGAGGCAGGGGATTCTCCCCCCCTGCTCTtagtgagaccccacctggggTCACAGCAAGCCAGCTCATTGCCCCTGCAAGGCTCTTTTCATAACATTGAGGTGCTGTCTCAGCAGCTCAGTATTGtgacagcagagaaaacatgTCCATTCACCTGGTCTCAGTGGAAGCTGTTGGTCAAATGATGAACAGATACTGCTGACAAAGAAGCAAGAAGTGATGTTTCAACATGACAGGAATAGTTTGGATCACTGCAATTCCCAAACCTTTCACAGATAAGGACATGACTCTATACTGTTTAGAAGTGCAGGCCAGTTCCATACACTGTGCAAGAAGGTTCAGTGTGTTTTTTGAGCCTAGGATACACCTCTTCCTGGTACTTTCACTACATGCCTCCACAGTGAGCAGTTGGCTATTCTGTTATTGCAGATATACAATGTAActgcatttttgtattttaatctATACAATATACCTAATGGAGTAATAACAAAGGCAACTTGGAGGCAACTTCAGTATGTAGTGTGCATGTTTTGCATGACCATATCTTTGTCTAACTCATCCTTGTCCTCCCTTGCGAACAGCAGCTTCGGAAACAACCCAGCACCGGCAGGCTGCAGCTCCggccaggcaggagctcccTCCCGGCCCACATCTCCGCTTGCCCCTGCTGCTACCACCCCGCCAAGCAGACGCTGCGGGTGGGAAGAGACCCACCGGGCCCTCCCTCACACAGCGGGGTCAGCGCTGGCCCCGCAGTCCGTGCCGCTTGCGGGTCGGCAGCTGGGCCCGAGGATgctcccagcctcctgcaggtcacccccagcccccagccctccgCCCCGGGCGCCTTCGCTCCCCGCCGTACCGCGTGGTGCAGAGCTGCGTGGCGCCGCCCAGGTACCCGGGCAGCTGCTCCCGGATCTGGATCTTGTTGCGAAGCGCGGCCTGGCagaaggtgccatccagcagcacctggaaggGCTCGCGGAACTGGAAGTTGTGCTTGTAGAAGCCCATGATCTTCTTCGCGTGCTTTTGTCTCGTCACCCCCATGGCGCCCGCGCCGCCTCCCGGAACGGCCGCGGCTGCCCCGGAAGCTGCGCCAGGCCCGGGCGGGGCCTCCCCGGAGAGCCGGGACCGGCCGGAGCAGCGCCGGGGCAGCACCCGGGGAGCCGGGACCGGCCGGGCCGTGCCGAAAACTTCCCCCCGAGAGCCAGGACCGGCCGGGCCGTGCCGAGATCTTGCCCCGAGAGCCAGGACCGGCCTGGGCAGCTCCCCGTCCCCGGAGGGTCCCGCCTGCCCGTCCCGCCCTGCACAGGGGTAACCTCAGGGATGGTTCGCTGCCCCttgttttggggtgctgtgctCGCTCCTGCCGTTTGCTGAGATAAGAAATGCcgagttttcttttttttgcagttCACTGTACTGATAAAATTATAGTTGCTGTCGCAGAGACTGTAGTTTAATCACACCTCagcacacagaatcacagaatccatttggttggaaaagccctctgaggtcatcgagtccaactcaGGATCCAGCATCACTTTGCCAACCAGGCCACGGCACTGAGCCATGTTCAGTCTCAAGCATCTCCAGAGACAGTGATTCCActcctccctgggcaggccATTCCAGTGTCTAGTCGCCCTTTGTGTTATGAAAGTTCACCTAATGgccaatctaaacctctcctggcacgGCTTAACACGGCTCTCATCCTGAAGGCTTAGGAATGTTACCTGGAAGGCTTAGGAATACTTAGGAAGGCTTAGTCAGTGCCCATTTATATTTGTGCCTATATTGGTTACATCAATCTTCAATGTGCACAAAACCGAAGTTGAAAAGTACATAttctacattttaatttttttccaagacaATTTAATTACACTGCAAtctggggacacagctgtcaTTGAAAAAGTGCACAAACTCCTCCCTGTCCAAGACAAAACATGAACACACCAGACATCTGGCATTAAGAAACCAAACTTAATGCCCCTGTTTTAGGCAGGCAAGAGAATGTGATACCTTAACCCTATCAAAATGAAAATTGGAGACATCTGTCTTGCTATGCAGGTTCCACAGGAGACACCTTTCTGCCTGGGACAACTGTACTGCAAGCAAAACCATAGCAAGCACCTGCTAGTTTGTTGTAATCAGTCAAGCTGCTCTAAGATCATTTAAGCAAATACTCAGATGTCATATTGGCCTTTTTGCTAGCAAATAGACATGGAAAATAAGTGCTTCCAAGTAAGTTAGTgtcaagagaaaaatgaaaaataaaggatttgATTACTATTCTAGAAATTCAAATGCTTACatggaaaagtattttaaagcaCTTAGGATGAAAAGTGCAAAGAACAGGTGATTGAGAATATTTTCCATGGATCCAATTGTGATGTTGACAGTATTTTTCTGCCATTAAATTCTTCTTTCCAGCTGTCTTCAGGGGACAGTTGTGCATGCTCCTGAGTAT is part of the Ammospiza nelsoni isolate bAmmNel1 chromosome 1, bAmmNel1.pri, whole genome shotgun sequence genome and encodes:
- the UTP23 gene encoding rRNA-processing protein UTP23 homolog is translated as MGVTRQKHAKKIMGFYKHNFQFREPFQVLLDGTFCQAALRNKIQIREQLPGYLGGATQLCTTRCVIKELESLGKALYGAKLIAQRFQVRSCSHHKNPVSGSACLLSMIEDGNPHHFFIATQDQELSKKVKRKPGIPLLFIIQNTMVLDKPSPKSLAFVQKLQTNQLVPEYQKQSIVELKEKEGLVKQEGEKRRKRKRAGGPNPLSCLKKKKKKTQEGQEPSAEKKKRRKRKRNRVKAEAMQSVQKNEGE